Proteins encoded by one window of Desulfovibrio ferrophilus:
- a CDS encoding O-antigen ligase family protein produces MISGQNTSRENPAVYIMGALLIAATVALLPTRWYYLAPAPALALMVVFMMWRRPMWGFALMIFFVPFDQYRSLSEQFRWFTISKLVGVLLVLLILSRWLILHKTPALRSRMWPCLGLFMASAVVASFYTDNLPTALNELRQMATAVVFFALTLCLVQYKSLFSEVPLAVVLGISGSALLSLYGYATANPLFAMQVGGEGMTRAVGGSNDPNLFSVSLLFSLPILTHYFFEARLTRWRVASALLTVINIMALVITFSRGGALNFLLLSVLLCMEHYKRLSPRKAGLLLTAVLATGLMVLAFIPSSYWERQRSVVQTSDDSISRRIDYIKVGWNQFLESPLIGHGPGVFKELWAETVYSGDIEKGLSRGYLRPAHNTYLEMLVGMGLLGLGFYLCVILAALHNFQKAQRGLQEAGREREASMVGAYKIAFMVVLFYFLILSAQTHKFFWVSLAFSQILLAGSLVAQKDAA; encoded by the coding sequence ATGATCTCGGGGCAGAATACATCGCGGGAGAATCCCGCCGTCTACATCATGGGAGCGCTTCTTATTGCGGCCACGGTGGCCCTGCTGCCCACCCGTTGGTATTATCTGGCCCCGGCCCCGGCCCTGGCCTTGATGGTCGTGTTCATGATGTGGCGGCGTCCCATGTGGGGCTTTGCCCTGATGATTTTTTTTGTGCCTTTTGATCAGTACCGGTCCCTGTCCGAGCAGTTTCGCTGGTTCACCATTTCCAAGTTGGTGGGAGTGCTGCTGGTCCTGCTGATCCTGTCCAGATGGCTGATCCTGCATAAAACCCCGGCCCTGCGTTCCAGGATGTGGCCCTGCCTAGGTCTGTTTATGGCTTCGGCCGTGGTGGCCAGTTTCTATACCGATAACCTGCCGACGGCACTCAATGAATTGCGCCAGATGGCAACGGCGGTAGTCTTTTTTGCACTGACGCTCTGCCTCGTACAATACAAATCGTTATTCAGTGAGGTGCCTCTGGCTGTGGTGCTCGGGATTTCGGGAAGTGCCCTGCTTTCCCTGTATGGCTACGCCACGGCCAACCCCCTGTTTGCGATGCAGGTGGGCGGCGAAGGCATGACCCGTGCTGTGGGCGGGTCCAACGACCCCAATCTGTTCTCGGTGTCATTGCTATTCTCTCTGCCCATCCTGACCCACTATTTTTTCGAGGCCCGGCTTACGCGCTGGCGCGTGGCCTCAGCCCTGTTGACCGTGATCAATATCATGGCATTGGTCATCACCTTTTCACGCGGCGGTGCGCTCAACTTTCTGCTGCTGTCCGTGTTGCTCTGCATGGAACATTACAAGCGCCTGTCTCCACGCAAGGCCGGGCTGTTGCTCACTGCCGTGCTGGCTACGGGGCTGATGGTTCTGGCCTTTATCCCGTCATCATACTGGGAGCGGCAGCGGTCCGTGGTCCAGACCTCCGATGACTCCATTTCACGACGCATCGACTATATCAAGGTGGGCTGGAATCAATTTTTGGAAAGTCCTCTCATTGGTCATGGCCCGGGGGTATTCAAGGAACTGTGGGCCGAAACCGTCTATTCCGGTGATATCGAGAAAGGCCTGAGCAGAGGCTATCTGCGTCCGGCCCATAACACCTACCTTGAGATGCTTGTGGGCATGGGACTCCTCGGCCTGGGATTCTACCTGTGTGTCATCCTGGCAGCATTGCATAATTTTCAGAAGGCCCAGCGCGGTTTGCAGGAAGCCGGACGCGAGCGGGAAGCCTCCATGGTCGGGGCCTATAAAATCGCCTTCATGGTCGTACTTTTCTATTTTCTGATCCTGAGTGCCCAGACACACAAGTTCTTCTGGGTGTCTCTGGCCTTTTCCCAGATTCTGCTGGCCGGAAGCCTTGTCGCACAGAAGGATGCGGCATGA
- a CDS encoding glycosyltransferase has translation MTAMDFAVILPAYNEAVHIGDAIDAVQACARGGISVEIVVVDNLSTDDTVAIARGRGVTVLENKTGKRMTISALRNAGARASTASLLAFLDADMLVPADWLEKAAARFATGFKGALGFAEQVPDDASWVGRIWGNRSDAPITELATDFLPGRNILVGRETFESIQGFDEDLTTCEDKDFTYRLNKVCRCVLRSPAATVIHLGYERSLMEFIKKEFWRQSTTLAFARRHNYSLRTLRNPLMSLWHLLCAVFFAVGIALGDWVWILSATALWLAPSALFTLRDAMSMGHRRDLPGVFALTFLRWNVSGAALMWQGALLVLKRGQSA, from the coding sequence ATGACAGCGATGGATTTCGCGGTGATTCTTCCCGCCTACAATGAAGCGGTCCATATCGGTGACGCCATCGACGCGGTGCAGGCTTGTGCACGGGGTGGCATCAGCGTGGAAATTGTTGTTGTGGACAACCTTTCCACGGACGACACCGTCGCCATTGCCCGAGGCCGGGGGGTAACGGTTCTGGAGAATAAGACCGGCAAACGCATGACCATCTCGGCCTTACGCAATGCCGGTGCCCGGGCCAGCACTGCTTCGCTACTGGCCTTTCTGGATGCCGATATGCTCGTGCCCGCCGACTGGCTTGAGAAGGCCGCAGCGCGCTTTGCCACGGGCTTCAAGGGAGCCCTGGGATTTGCCGAGCAGGTGCCCGACGATGCCTCCTGGGTCGGGCGGATCTGGGGCAATCGCTCCGATGCCCCCATTACGGAATTGGCTACGGATTTCTTGCCCGGTCGCAACATCCTGGTAGGCCGCGAAACCTTCGAGTCCATCCAGGGCTTTGATGAAGATCTCACCACCTGTGAGGACAAGGATTTCACTTACAGGCTGAACAAGGTCTGCCGCTGCGTGCTACGCTCACCCGCTGCGACAGTGATTCATCTGGGCTACGAGCGGAGCCTGATGGAGTTCATCAAAAAGGAGTTCTGGCGGCAATCCACAACTCTGGCCTTTGCACGCCGCCATAACTATTCGCTGCGGACCCTGCGCAATCCTCTGATGAGCTTGTGGCATCTTCTGTGCGCGGTGTTTTTTGCCGTGGGCATCGCCCTAGGGGATTGGGTTTGGATCTTGTCGGCAACCGCCCTTTGGCTGGCCCCGTCCGCACTCTTTACCCTGCGCGATGCCATGAGCATGGGGCACCGTCGTGATTTGCCCGGTGTTTTTGCGTTGACGTTTCTGCGTTGGAATGTTTCCGGGGCCGCGTTGATGTGGCAGGGGGCGCTTCTGGTCCTGAAGCGAGGGCAGAGCGCATGA
- a CDS encoding sugar transferase, which yields MTITIFNAVLAILVMIPALPLMFLIGLTIKLKDRGPVFYKGTRLGISKRPFAMYKFRTLPVGAQKTIGTDLFKPGTFCLSRFSKFLRDSRLDELPQLINILRGDMDFIGPRPVRPEVYDEVADTIRNYDLRFSVRPGLIGYAQLFTPHSAPKRLRALIDNKFITRKRKLSWDMLIISYTAWIIGLTALRKGTGHLTDLTRSQVFRFYSQTRAFDRVRAKGASVIVSTKDGTVLEDNAFLVDLNESHFKILSTIDLNGEDYRFVLRRTIRRGRRDRPKRSICHGKVYKTLPWKGNFKHVHIIAYEPVTPLNHYMVDQYFLKKSIV from the coding sequence GTGACGATTACCATTTTCAATGCGGTATTGGCCATTTTGGTAATGATTCCCGCTTTGCCTCTAATGTTTCTGATCGGGCTGACCATCAAGCTCAAGGATCGCGGGCCCGTCTTTTACAAGGGTACACGCTTGGGCATCAGCAAGCGTCCTTTTGCCATGTACAAGTTCCGCACTTTGCCCGTGGGGGCGCAAAAGACCATTGGGACCGATCTGTTCAAACCCGGGACATTTTGCCTCTCGCGGTTTTCCAAGTTCTTGCGTGACAGCAGGTTGGACGAGTTGCCCCAGCTGATCAATATCCTCAGGGGTGATATGGACTTCATCGGGCCGCGCCCGGTGAGGCCCGAAGTCTACGACGAGGTAGCAGACACCATCCGCAACTATGACCTCAGATTTTCGGTTCGTCCGGGGCTCATCGGCTACGCTCAGCTGTTCACCCCGCATAGCGCGCCCAAGCGGCTGCGGGCATTGATCGACAACAAGTTTATCACCCGCAAGCGCAAGCTGTCCTGGGACATGTTGATTATTTCCTATACGGCTTGGATCATAGGGCTGACGGCGTTGCGCAAGGGGACGGGGCATCTGACGGACCTGACGCGATCCCAGGTCTTTCGCTTCTATTCCCAAACCCGCGCTTTCGACCGGGTCCGGGCCAAGGGCGCGTCGGTGATTGTCTCCACCAAGGACGGGACCGTGCTTGAAGACAACGCCTTTTTGGTGGACCTGAACGAAAGTCATTTCAAGATTTTGTCCACCATTGACCTGAATGGTGAAGACTATCGGTTCGTGCTTCGGCGTACCATACGCCGGGGCAGGCGTGATCGTCCCAAGCGATCCATCTGCCATGGAAAGGTGTATAAGACCCTGCCCTGGAAGGGGAATTTCAAGCACGTGCATATCATTGCCTATGAGCCTGTGACGCCTCTCAATCACTATATGGTGGATCAGTATTTCTTGAAGAAAAGCATCGTCTAA
- a CDS encoding GumC family protein has protein sequence MIKTEDYMREFVLIFFSQQRVIIWTTVAVFALSAAVAMFWPPTYMVEGSVLVKGKRSMRSPESLENVQLRTVLVDKEDLNSEAEILTSLDVVRLALDNLRQEGQAYAGRDFSEEQIQALAGSIRDGIKTVILPNSNIIEVKLYGKDAGLAQAVLNEVMASYVRRRRDVFNPKGMEEFFAGQVGQFDKGLQEEERRLLSLAEKSGSADAQQEITNNLTLKMELERQLYAARSEWTDRRKFADHISNILTSDGIQFFSFIDNLSIIHLGDQLQQLVVERGQALRVYHPESRQVARIDEQIENLNATLKNEVRTYKEGIESRIRVLEDVATTLEQDIANLESKNLRLYEGHVAHQRVQREMALRSQSFETFSQRLQEARIGSGTEATNLFSISILSWPKTPASPIFPQANKVIPLGLLAGFITGCCLGFLREYFDHTFKRPEDAERYAALPALFSIPLDQ, from the coding sequence ATGATAAAGACTGAAGATTACATGCGAGAATTCGTTCTCATCTTCTTCTCCCAGCAGCGGGTCATCATCTGGACCACGGTTGCGGTGTTTGCCTTGTCGGCTGCTGTGGCCATGTTCTGGCCCCCGACCTATATGGTTGAGGGATCGGTGCTGGTCAAGGGCAAGCGCTCCATGCGCAGTCCCGAGAGTCTGGAAAACGTTCAGTTGCGCACCGTGCTCGTGGACAAGGAGGATCTGAACTCCGAAGCCGAGATTCTGACCTCGCTGGATGTTGTACGTCTGGCCTTGGACAACCTGCGCCAGGAGGGCCAGGCCTATGCAGGGCGTGACTTCTCCGAAGAGCAAATTCAGGCCTTGGCCGGCTCCATCCGAGATGGGATCAAGACGGTGATTCTGCCCAATTCCAACATCATCGAGGTCAAGCTCTATGGCAAGGATGCGGGGCTGGCTCAGGCCGTATTGAACGAGGTTATGGCCAGCTACGTCCGGCGTCGAAGAGACGTCTTCAATCCCAAGGGAATGGAAGAGTTTTTTGCGGGGCAGGTCGGGCAGTTCGACAAGGGATTGCAGGAAGAAGAGCGACGTCTGCTCAGTTTGGCCGAGAAGTCAGGCTCAGCCGATGCCCAGCAGGAGATTACCAACAATCTGACTCTGAAGATGGAGTTGGAACGCCAGCTTTACGCTGCCCGAAGTGAATGGACGGACAGGCGGAAGTTTGCCGATCACATCTCCAATATCCTGACCTCGGACGGGATTCAGTTCTTCTCGTTCATCGACAATCTGTCCATTATCCATTTGGGCGATCAGTTGCAGCAGTTGGTGGTGGAGCGGGGGCAGGCCTTGCGGGTCTATCATCCTGAGAGCCGGCAGGTTGCGCGCATCGACGAGCAGATCGAGAACCTCAATGCAACCCTCAAGAACGAGGTGCGTACCTATAAGGAAGGCATTGAATCACGCATCAGAGTGCTCGAAGATGTTGCAACCACCCTTGAGCAGGATATTGCGAATCTTGAAAGCAAGAATCTGCGCCTCTACGAGGGACACGTGGCTCACCAGCGCGTGCAGCGCGAGATGGCCCTGCGCTCGCAGTCGTTCGAGACCTTTAGCCAACGGCTGCAGGAGGCCCGGATCGGAAGCGGTACCGAGGCCACCAACCTGTTCTCCATCAGTATCCTGAGTTGGCCCAAGACGCCTGCCTCTCCGATTTTCCCCCAGGCGAACAAGGTGATTCCGTTGGGACTGCTTGCAGGATTCATCACCGGGTGTTGCCTGGGCTTCCTGCGGGAATACTTCGATCATACCTTCAAGCGCCCCGAGGATGCGGAGCGTTATGCAGCTCTTCCAGCTCTTTTCTCCATCCCACTCGATCAGTAA
- a CDS encoding polysaccharide biosynthesis/export family protein, whose amino-acid sequence MTRRTTTPLLTALVLCMLGMLLGCGPHPNLKRGEEVAFESTTFSFDKESYPSHDGLFPEYHVVPGDLLDVLFQVQSGGQETAFRLAVDHTVSVKFIHLPELNETQNVKPDGMLSLPYIGEVHVEGMTPTELTIELKKRYAKVFRDPELYVTVPEFSTKIKELKKDLHTATRGLSRLVTVRPDGYATFPLLGDVFVAGRTITEANNALDNKYMEILPGLQVDLFLEKTVGSVIYVTGQVDRPGSYMIEKPISVLQGIVMAGGSTNEAELGSVVIFRRNKKEFIATRVDMDDVMSADGNAPFFYLRPDDIVFVPRTRIASLAQLMGEISEVFLFKGWNVDGKLFDDYVFRWNNSTSRN is encoded by the coding sequence ATGACCAGGCGCACGACAACACCTCTTTTGACGGCTCTTGTGCTTTGCATGCTGGGCATGCTCTTGGGCTGTGGTCCTCATCCCAACCTGAAGCGGGGTGAGGAGGTCGCCTTTGAATCAACGACCTTTTCCTTCGACAAGGAATCGTATCCTTCCCATGACGGGTTGTTCCCGGAATACCACGTGGTTCCCGGAGATCTTCTGGATGTGCTGTTTCAGGTCCAGTCCGGTGGCCAGGAAACAGCCTTTCGCCTTGCCGTGGATCATACCGTCAGCGTGAAGTTCATCCATCTGCCCGAATTGAACGAGACGCAGAACGTCAAGCCGGATGGGATGTTGTCGTTGCCCTATATCGGTGAGGTCCATGTGGAGGGCATGACCCCCACGGAACTGACTATCGAGTTGAAGAAGCGTTATGCCAAGGTCTTTCGGGATCCGGAACTCTACGTCACGGTCCCCGAGTTCAGCACCAAGATCAAGGAGCTCAAGAAGGATCTGCATACCGCCACGCGCGGCCTTTCGCGGCTGGTCACGGTGCGCCCCGATGGGTACGCCACTTTCCCCTTGCTGGGGGATGTGTTTGTGGCGGGTCGAACCATTACCGAAGCCAACAATGCCTTGGATAACAAATATATGGAGATTCTGCCCGGACTTCAGGTCGACCTGTTCCTGGAGAAGACCGTGGGCTCGGTGATCTATGTCACCGGTCAGGTGGACCGTCCCGGCAGCTACATGATCGAAAAGCCCATCTCGGTGCTTCAGGGCATTGTCATGGCCGGGGGCAGCACCAACGAGGCAGAGCTTGGCAGTGTGGTGATCTTCAGGCGCAACAAGAAGGAGTTCATCGCTACCAGAGTCGACATGGATGATGTCATGTCCGCCGATGGCAATGCGCCGTTCTTCTATCTGCGGCCCGACGACATCGTGTTTGTGCCTCGCACGCGTATCGCGTCGTTGGCGCAGCTGATGGGAGAGATCTCCGAGGTCTTCCTTTTCAAGGGGTGGAACGTCGACGGCAAGCTGTTTGATGATTATGTTTTCAGGTGGAACAATAGCACTTCCCGCAACTAG
- a CDS encoding CpsD/CapB family tyrosine-protein kinase has translation MKAIISCSYRRVAAGLLVVLFLIAPSTGAFGQEYLTLQLATFSQESNSRRYFETLRERISPDLHAQLRVERIGGLFAFRLGACEDESCIQSLRELVIDEFPNAQLLRVQILPGRLVLGRSPVVDQAPSVAKPAMVPAAGEPETADIIPAESESVTVSSAPSRTKVKLATPPRSEPQQERTVQPSTGNSSALLATPWLRYIGYLALGLLALFAVFFLRKKSIRTKRTAQASPPNEMATTGRGRMTNATTPRPEDQGTHEEPLRDVPGLSEADEAQLRGNLAELVMIQGNIQGKDNNVRTIYVTSCFNGEGKTRAVMNMGHGMSINHSRILLIDGNPRAPQLHKKYGVPSAPGLMDVLFLGTSTEDAIHETRYRDLHVMPFGQGPPGRPNMLKDNILRDWLDRMKDSYDFIIMDGHSQIGSSDGPLVASIFDGTVLVVECEKTKWEVLQDASKKIALLGGKPLGIVLNKRKFYIPRIFYGRK, from the coding sequence ATGAAGGCAATAATATCGTGTTCATACCGACGAGTAGCAGCCGGCCTGCTTGTTGTCCTGTTTCTGATTGCCCCGTCCACCGGAGCCTTCGGGCAGGAGTATTTGACGTTGCAACTTGCAACGTTTTCGCAAGAGTCCAATTCGCGGCGCTATTTTGAAACCTTGCGGGAACGGATTTCTCCTGACCTCCATGCGCAGTTGCGGGTCGAGCGCATCGGCGGGCTGTTCGCCTTCCGGCTGGGAGCCTGTGAGGACGAGTCCTGTATTCAGAGCCTGCGCGAATTGGTGATCGACGAATTTCCCAATGCCCAGCTGTTGCGGGTCCAGATATTGCCTGGGCGACTTGTGTTGGGCCGTAGTCCTGTTGTGGACCAAGCCCCATCGGTGGCGAAGCCGGCCATGGTCCCGGCAGCAGGGGAGCCGGAGACGGCTGACATCATTCCGGCGGAGTCTGAATCAGTAACGGTTTCGTCCGCACCTTCTCGGACAAAGGTCAAGCTTGCAACCCCACCCCGGTCCGAGCCCCAGCAAGAGCGGACGGTACAACCTTCGACGGGGAATTCTTCTGCACTTCTGGCAACGCCCTGGCTGCGCTACATTGGATATCTGGCTCTGGGGCTGTTGGCTCTGTTTGCGGTATTTTTCCTGAGGAAGAAGTCAATCAGGACGAAGCGCACGGCGCAAGCATCGCCGCCCAATGAGATGGCAACAACAGGAAGAGGTCGTATGACAAATGCAACCACACCCCGGCCCGAAGATCAGGGCACGCACGAAGAGCCACTGCGGGATGTTCCGGGCCTTTCCGAGGCTGACGAGGCGCAACTCAGGGGCAATCTTGCCGAGTTGGTCATGATCCAGGGCAATATTCAGGGCAAGGACAATAATGTCCGCACCATCTATGTGACCAGCTGCTTCAACGGGGAAGGCAAGACCCGTGCTGTGATGAACATGGGACATGGAATGTCCATCAACCACTCCAGAATTCTGTTGATTGATGGCAACCCCCGTGCTCCGCAATTGCATAAAAAGTATGGGGTTCCAAGCGCCCCGGGCCTGATGGATGTCCTTTTTCTGGGCACTTCGACTGAAGATGCCATCCACGAGACCAGATACAGGGACCTGCATGTGATGCCTTTTGGGCAGGGACCTCCCGGCAGGCCCAACATGCTCAAGGACAATATCCTGCGCGATTGGCTGGACAGGATGAAGGACTCCTACGATTTCATTATCATGGACGGTCACTCCCAGATTGGTTCTTCCGACGGTCCTTTGGTGGCTTCGATCTTCGATGGCACCGTGCTGGTGGTGGAATGCGAGAAGACCAAGTGGGAGGTCCTGCAGGACGCGAGCAAGAAAATTGCTCTGCTGGGCGGGAAGCCTCTGGGCATCGTGCTGAACAAGCGCAAGTTTTATATCCCCAGAATTTTCTACGGTAGGAAGTAA